ATTCGTCTTCGTCGGGTAGTATAGGGGCAAATCAATTTCGTTGTCAGCAGTCGGTTGAAGCATATGCCACGAATAGTCCGCGGCGGATTGATCCAGGCGACTCTCTGCGAGCCAGCCACATCGCCCGTGGCCAAGATCAAACAGGCGATGATCGAAAAGCACGAGGCGCTGATTGCCCAGGCCGCCCGAAAGGGCGCTCAAATCGTCTGCCTGCAGGAGTTGTTTTACGGCCCGTACTTCTGCGCTGAACAGCAGACCAAGTGGTACGACCTGACCGAACGCGTGCCCGATGGCCCAACGACCGTGCGGTTTCGCGAGATTGCCAAGAAGCACGGCATTGTCCTGGTGCTGCCGGTGTACGAAGAAGAAATCACTGGCTTGTACTACAACACGGCAGCGGTGATCGACGCAGACGGCGCGTACCTGGGGAAATTCCGCAAGATTCACCTGCCGCAAGTGTCGCCTGGTTTTTGGGAAAAGTATTACTTCCGACCGGGCAACCTGGGCTATCCGATCTTTCATACGCGCTTCGCCGAAGTCGGTGTCTACATCTGCTACGACCGCCATTTTCCCGAAGGCGCGCGCTGCCTGGGGCTGGGCGGCGCGGAGATCGTCTTCAATCCGTCGGCGACCGTGGCCGGACTGTCTGAGTACCTGTGGAAGCTGGAACAGCCGGCCCATGCGGCGGCGAACGGCTATTTCGTCGGCGCGATCAATCGTCCGGGCTGGGAAGATCCCTGGCGCATCGGCGAGTTCTACGGTCAGAGTTACTTCTGCGATCCGCGCGGTCAGATCGTGGCTCAGGGAGCGCGCGATACCGACGACATCGTGATCGCGGATCTCGATCTGGACATGATTCGCGAAGTGCGCAACACCTGGCAGTTCTATCGCGACCGCCGGCCGGAAACGTATACCGCCATCATGGCGCCTTAGCAAGCGTACGAACAAGATCGCCGTCCAACACGCGGCGAACGTTGGAATGACGATATGGCGCTCTTGATCAAAAACGGTGAAATCGTCACGGCCGAAGAACGCTACCGCGCCGACATCTGGTGCGAGGGCGAGACGATTACGCGGATCGGCGCCGACCTGAGCGCGCCCCCCGACAGCGACAGCGCCGATTGCCAAGTGATCGACGCCCAGGGCAAGCTGGTGTTCCCCGGGTTCATCGACCCGCACGTACATATCTACTTGCC
This DNA window, taken from Pirellulales bacterium, encodes the following:
- a CDS encoding nitrilase-related carbon-nitrogen hydrolase, which produces MPRIVRGGLIQATLCEPATSPVAKIKQAMIEKHEALIAQAARKGAQIVCLQELFYGPYFCAEQQTKWYDLTERVPDGPTTVRFREIAKKHGIVLVLPVYEEEITGLYYNTAAVIDADGAYLGKFRKIHLPQVSPGFWEKYYFRPGNLGYPIFHTRFAEVGVYICYDRHFPEGARCLGLGGAEIVFNPSATVAGLSEYLWKLEQPAHAAANGYFVGAINRPGWEDPWRIGEFYGQSYFCDPRGQIVAQGARDTDDIVIADLDLDMIREVRNTWQFYRDRRPETYTAIMAP